The following coding sequences lie in one Arachis hypogaea cultivar Tifrunner chromosome 9, arahy.Tifrunner.gnm2.J5K5, whole genome shotgun sequence genomic window:
- the LOC112710410 gene encoding auxin-binding protein ABP20 yields MFTIFFLFALVFSGSHEAVQGYCVADLGAAQTTTGYLCKPAKSVKIEDFSTTLQPQNTNFSKAFNISISPAFVGQIPGLNGLGFAAAKLDLFAGGIVPLHSHPDASEMLLVTDGKITAGFISPDNTVFVKTITKGDVMVLPQGLLHFQLNSGEGSATAFLAFSSPNPSAQFVDVALFASALDSAFVTKTTYISPAEVKRLKGVFGGQG; encoded by the coding sequence ATGTTTACCATTTTCTTCCTCTTCGCTCTTGTCTTCTCCGGTTCCCACGAGGCGGTTCAAGGCTACTGCGTCGCAGACCTTGGCGCCGCTCAAACCACCACAGGGTATCTCTGTAAACCGGCCAAGTCAGTAAAAATAGAAGACTTTTCAACCACCCTTCAGCCTCAAAACACCAACTTCTCCAAGGCTTTCAACATCTCGATATCCCCGGCATTCGTCGGACAAATACCGGGGCTTAACGGGCTGGGCTTCGCCGCGGCGAAGCTAGATCTGTTTGCGGGGGGTATAGTCCCGCTCCACTCGCATCCAGATGCCTCCGAGATGCTTCTAGTGACGGACGGTAAGATAACTGCCGGGTTCATATCACCAGATAACACGGTTTTTGTGAAGACAATAACAAAGGGTGACGTCATGGTTTTGCCACAAGGGTTGTTACATTTTCAGTTAAATTCTGGAGAGGGAAGTGCCACAGCTTTTCTTGCTTTCAGTAGCCCAAATCCAAGCGCACAGTTCGTTGATGTTGCGTTGTTTGCAAGCGCTCTGGATTCTGCATTTGTTACTAAGACTACGTATATTAGTCCTGCCGAAGTTAAGAGACTTAAGGGTGTTTTTGGTGGTCAAGGATAG
- the LOC112710411 gene encoding germin-like protein subfamily 3 member 1 translates to MLPILFLIPLLLSTTSHASVQDFCVADTTASDTPAGFPCKPEANVTSSDFVYTGLSVPGKIIDLINAAVTPAFVTQFPGLNGLGLSALRLDLGPGGVVPLHSHPGATELLIVKSGHITAGFVSSANSVYIATVKTGELMIFPQGLLHFQVAAGKKGAVAFAFFSSPNPGLQILDFALFASNFSTPLIAKTTFLDPELIKKLKGVLGGSG, encoded by the coding sequence ATGCTTCCCATTCTCTTCCTCATCCCACTTCTCTTATCCACAACTTCCCATGCATCAGTCCAAGACTTCTGTGTGGCAGACACCACAGCATCAGACACCCCTGCAGGTTTCCCCTGCAAGCCGGAAGCCAATGTAACCTCCTCCGACTTCGTCTACACCGGCCTCTCCGTCCCCGGAAAAATCATTGACCTCATAAACGCCGCCGTCACGCCGGCATTTGTCACCCAATTCCCAGGCCTGAACGGCCTCGGCCTCTCGGCCTTGAGGCTAGACCTGGGTCCGGGTGGTGTGGTTCCTCTTCACTCCCACCCTGGCGCCACAGAGCTACTAATTGTGAAGAGTGGCCATATAACTGCCGGGTTCGTCTCTTCGGCGAACTCGGTTTATATAGCCACAGTTAAGACAGGAGAGCTTATGATTTTCCCTCAAGGCTTGCTGCATTTTCAGGTAGCTGCTGGAAAGAAAGGCGCCGTTGCTTTTGCTTTTTTTAGTAGCCCCAATCCTGGACTTCAGATTCTTGATTTTGCTTTGTTTGCAAGCAACTTCTCTACTCCATTGATTGCAAAGACTACTTTCCTTGACCCTGAATTGATCAAGAAGCTTAAGGGTGTTCTTGGTGGAAGCGGCTAG